One genomic window of Haloferax mediterranei ATCC 33500 includes the following:
- a CDS encoding HVO_0758 family zinc finger protein, translated as MKTTRKGLRDGELEKDTYERLTCSECGKSLKKKNDPAEVFSVRTCPDCEREWKELR; from the coding sequence ATGAAGACAACTCGGAAGGGGCTTCGTGACGGGGAGTTGGAAAAGGACACGTACGAGCGGTTGACATGTTCCGAATGCGGAAAATCACTGAAAAAGAAAAACGACCCCGCTGAAGTGTTCTCCGTCCGTACCTGCCCCGACTGCGAGCGCGAGTGGAAAGAACTCAGGTAG
- a CDS encoding MFS transporter, with translation MVLLVNLARVVFAPLLGEFIAFFDVNRATVGFVATLVWLGSASLRVPTGWLLTRVPRHRVVLGTGVVLVVASAVTASANSIEMLMVGAVSMGLASGAYFVAANPLVSELYPERVGRAMGIHGTASQLAAVSVAPFVTLVLAVGPDVTERLGFISASWQLVFVCVGIAAAVATVALYVTARSADLPDAGDADRDLLGAVRKEWRVILTGVVILGFTGFVWQGLFNFYELYMETKGLPAATARNMLTVVFGAGVPAFFFSGRLADKLPRVPYILGVLVSFVLSVFVLTQTTGLIALVVVTAIVGYVIHSLFPALDAYLLDTLPDESRGSAYSVYSFGMMVFQASGSGAVGYLTDIGYSFDEVFIGFALGLAAVVTGLVVLQRTGRIPN, from the coding sequence ATGGTGTTGCTCGTCAATCTGGCGCGGGTCGTCTTCGCGCCCCTCCTCGGAGAGTTCATCGCGTTTTTCGACGTAAACCGTGCCACGGTCGGCTTCGTTGCGACTCTCGTTTGGCTCGGCAGCGCCAGCCTTCGCGTCCCGACGGGGTGGCTTCTCACCCGCGTCCCGCGGCATCGGGTCGTCCTCGGTACCGGTGTCGTGCTCGTCGTCGCTTCGGCGGTTACTGCCAGCGCGAACTCCATCGAGATGCTGATGGTCGGTGCCGTCTCGATGGGACTCGCTTCGGGTGCGTACTTCGTCGCCGCAAACCCGCTCGTGAGCGAACTCTACCCCGAACGCGTCGGCCGCGCGATGGGTATCCACGGCACCGCCAGCCAACTCGCTGCCGTCAGCGTTGCTCCCTTCGTCACCCTCGTGCTCGCGGTCGGTCCCGACGTGACGGAGCGACTCGGATTCATCTCCGCGTCGTGGCAACTTGTCTTCGTCTGCGTCGGCATCGCCGCCGCTGTTGCGACGGTCGCGCTCTACGTAACGGCTCGTTCGGCTGACCTCCCGGACGCCGGTGACGCGGACCGGGACCTCCTCGGTGCCGTCCGCAAGGAGTGGCGCGTCATCCTCACCGGCGTCGTCATTCTCGGGTTCACCGGATTCGTCTGGCAGGGCCTGTTCAACTTCTACGAACTCTACATGGAGACGAAGGGGCTTCCGGCGGCGACGGCGCGGAACATGCTCACCGTCGTCTTCGGCGCGGGCGTCCCGGCCTTTTTCTTCTCGGGCCGCCTCGCCGACAAACTCCCGCGAGTGCCGTACATCCTCGGCGTTCTCGTCTCCTTTGTACTATCCGTCTTCGTCCTCACGCAGACGACCGGACTTATCGCCCTCGTCGTCGTTACGGCCATCGTCGGCTACGTCATCCACAGTCTCTTTCCGGCGCTCGACGCCTACCTCCTCGACACGCTCCCCGACGAGAGTCGCGGAAGCGCCTACTCCGTCTACTCGTTCGGAATGATGGTCTTCCAGGCGAGCGGGTCGGGAGCAGTCGGCTATCTGACCGACATCGGCTACTCGTTCGACGAGGTGTTTATCGGGTTCGCGCTCGGTCTCGCCGCCGTCGTCACCGGACTGGTCGTTCTCCAGCGCACCGGACGGATTCCGAACTGA
- a CDS encoding glycosyltransferase family protein — MEYVQERVTTLHDLSGTVPDAPTDRAAVVVPMTEREYAGLAADRVLSTLASLSPARVVVPLRAPADRVGPFADWLDEFDLPLDVIWCDGPRVAELLEAHGINGERGKGRDVWLALGCAAREDYVVVHDADTKTYDERYVPRLLFPLAHGHDFSKGYYARVEDGKLYGRLFRLFYAPLVRTLGDETDVPIVRYLDSFRYALAGEFAMTADLAMKIRSPRKWGLEVGTLGDAFEHAGFDRSAQVDLGEYEHDHRSVSGPTGLSDMSESVGRTLLRTVVENGGSVDFETLADRYREAGNRLVEQYAADAAFNGFEYDRNNEREQVETYAQAISAPDEDTRLPAWEDTSLSPDDVFAAARADLEEIREETNQ; from the coding sequence ATGGAGTACGTACAAGAGCGGGTCACGACGCTCCACGACCTCTCCGGCACGGTCCCCGACGCCCCGACCGACCGTGCCGCCGTGGTCGTTCCCATGACCGAACGGGAGTACGCCGGTCTCGCCGCCGACCGCGTCCTCTCGACGCTTGCGTCGCTCTCGCCGGCACGGGTCGTCGTTCCCCTCCGCGCACCTGCAGACCGCGTCGGTCCCTTCGCGGACTGGCTAGACGAGTTCGACCTGCCGCTCGACGTAATCTGGTGCGACGGTCCTCGTGTCGCCGAACTGCTCGAAGCACATGGCATCAACGGCGAGCGCGGAAAGGGTCGCGACGTGTGGTTAGCTCTCGGCTGTGCCGCCCGCGAGGACTACGTCGTCGTCCACGACGCGGACACGAAGACCTACGACGAGCGCTACGTCCCGCGACTGCTCTTCCCGCTCGCCCACGGCCACGACTTCTCGAAGGGCTACTACGCCCGCGTCGAAGACGGGAAACTGTACGGACGACTGTTCAGGCTGTTCTATGCCCCGCTCGTTCGCACACTCGGAGACGAGACGGACGTGCCTATCGTCCGCTACCTCGACTCCTTCCGGTACGCGCTCGCCGGCGAGTTCGCGATGACCGCCGACCTCGCGATGAAGATTCGGTCGCCGCGGAAGTGGGGACTCGAAGTCGGCACGCTCGGCGACGCCTTCGAACACGCCGGCTTCGACCGGAGCGCGCAGGTCGACCTCGGCGAGTACGAACACGACCACCGGTCGGTCAGCGGCCCGACTGGGCTCTCCGACATGAGTGAATCGGTCGGGCGGACGCTCCTTCGAACCGTCGTCGAGAACGGCGGCAGCGTCGACTTCGAAACCCTCGCCGACCGCTACCGCGAAGCCGGGAACCGACTCGTCGAACAGTACGCCGCCGACGCGGCGTTCAACGGCTTCGAGTACGACCGAAACAACGAACGCGAACAGGTCGAGACGTACGCACAGGCGATTTCAGCACCCGACGAAGACACGAGGCTCCCGGCGTGGGAAGACACGTCGCTATCGCCGGACGATGTATTTGCGGCCGCCCGCGCCGACCTCGAAGAGATACGCGAGGAGACGAACCAATGA
- a CDS encoding DUF7109 family protein: protein MSESTYDDLAGVVDLFGALTREELETALDELAFKQGSETDTSALTGAISDAIDAYYLVSYETTEEGGDIAPDTDSELLTVGPLAFPTLPPRAEDLPHILDYPMREVPRDELAAQVESRLRKAAAKAVQSEDTDEIARLLDVTYDLEAWANTDVESIRERLDVALAEEGQA, encoded by the coding sequence ATGAGCGAATCCACTTACGACGACCTCGCGGGCGTCGTCGACCTCTTCGGCGCGCTCACCCGCGAGGAACTCGAAACCGCACTGGACGAACTTGCATTCAAGCAGGGAAGCGAGACGGATACGAGCGCCCTCACGGGCGCGATTTCGGACGCGATAGACGCGTACTACCTCGTCTCCTACGAGACGACAGAAGAGGGGGGCGATATCGCTCCCGATACGGACTCCGAATTACTAACGGTCGGACCGCTGGCGTTCCCGACGCTCCCGCCGCGGGCGGAAGACCTCCCGCATATTCTCGACTACCCGATGCGCGAAGTCCCACGGGACGAACTGGCTGCACAGGTCGAATCCCGTCTCCGCAAGGCGGCCGCGAAGGCAGTCCAGTCGGAGGACACTGACGAAATCGCACGGCTGCTCGATGTGACCTACGACCTCGAAGCGTGGGCGAACACGGATGTCGAGTCCATCCGAGAACGACTCGACGTGGCACTGGCTGAAGAGGGGCAGGCCTAA
- a CDS encoding NUDIX hydrolase, giving the protein MDLAGVSRHESVTVDAGRRAAVIAPVVFRAGRPHILFTKRADHLGEHPGQMSFPGGGREPSDTGLQATALRESNEEIGLRPEEATFHGRIDDILTVTDYAVTPFVATIPDREYEPDYREVAEIAVLSVDDLTDRSNYESERRDHPKYGDIRLHFFHVDGYTVWGATGRMLVQLLELTTDWEVPSEVDRVVDPDADYPV; this is encoded by the coding sequence ATGGACCTCGCGGGTGTCTCTCGACATGAGTCGGTAACCGTCGATGCAGGGCGTCGAGCGGCCGTTATCGCTCCGGTCGTGTTCCGCGCCGGTCGGCCGCACATCCTCTTTACGAAGCGGGCCGACCACCTCGGTGAGCATCCCGGGCAGATGAGTTTTCCCGGCGGCGGGCGCGAACCGAGCGACACGGGTTTGCAAGCGACGGCCCTGCGAGAGTCCAACGAAGAAATCGGACTGCGGCCCGAGGAAGCGACGTTCCACGGGCGAATAGACGATATCCTCACCGTGACGGACTACGCCGTCACTCCGTTCGTAGCCACCATCCCCGACCGCGAATACGAACCCGACTATCGGGAAGTGGCTGAGATTGCGGTCCTGTCGGTCGACGACCTGACCGACCGCTCGAACTACGAGTCGGAACGCCGCGACCACCCGAAGTACGGCGATATTCGACTCCACTTTTTCCACGTCGACGGCTACACCGTCTGGGGTGCGACTGGACGCATGCTCGTCCAACTACTCGAACTCACCACCGACTGGGAAGTCCCGTCCGAGGTGGACCGTGTGGTTGACCCCGACGCGGATTACCCCGTGTAG
- a CDS encoding DoxX family protein yields MTATGQIKMLGNRMDFDYSQGATGYVLVLTRLITGYWFLHAGWGKLTGPEAFDAGGWLINATGGSPIHGFLLWAGQTPWMLEFTNFMIPAGEFLIGLGLLVGALTRLAAFFGGLLMVFFYLGNADWGHGLVNGDLFGLMMFVIVGTLAAGRIYGLDAIIEKTEFVRQHPALKYLLG; encoded by the coding sequence ATGACCGCAACCGGACAAATCAAAATGCTGGGGAACCGCATGGACTTCGACTACTCGCAGGGCGCAACGGGCTACGTGCTCGTGCTCACTCGTCTCATCACGGGGTACTGGTTTCTCCACGCGGGGTGGGGAAAGCTAACCGGACCTGAGGCGTTCGACGCCGGCGGGTGGCTCATCAACGCAACCGGTGGCTCGCCAATCCACGGGTTCCTCCTGTGGGCAGGCCAGACCCCGTGGATGCTGGAGTTCACCAACTTCATGATTCCGGCCGGTGAGTTCCTCATCGGTCTCGGACTCCTCGTCGGGGCGCTCACCCGTCTTGCTGCCTTCTTCGGCGGCCTCCTGATGGTGTTCTTCTACCTCGGAAACGCCGACTGGGGACACGGACTGGTCAACGGCGACCTCTTCGGCCTCATGATGTTCGTCATCGTGGGCACCCTCGCCGCGGGTCGTATCTACGGTCTCGACGCCATCATCGAAAAGACGGAGTTCGTCCGGCAGCACCCCGCGCTGAAGTACCTCCTCGGCTGA
- a CDS encoding DUF7388 family protein — protein MLTAERAVSNAGLDAVALKPAECDVRRALEVPLDIVAIDYEGRERLPDESVLAALAAEKEIRLTTPVRADGFDPLGDDSLYDRLPAGIRQVLVAGHAAYLTDDEKRRAVAPRLRAARERAPDAWVGTEGIERIALAAGGTQYELLSRSTRRDVRALRSAGYDGEVALYAPTVLTDDEDEILDAVGAYVSRRRPVARALPDDAPTDSSAEGRAREVLLKAARDYALIGSVADVRRRVDDLREVGIDLVVGYPARGVDEFVE, from the coding sequence ATGCTGACCGCCGAGCGTGCGGTCTCGAACGCCGGCTTAGACGCCGTGGCACTCAAACCCGCCGAGTGCGACGTGCGCCGGGCGCTGGAGGTCCCCTTGGACATTGTCGCTATCGACTACGAGGGTCGGGAGCGACTGCCCGATGAGAGCGTCCTTGCTGCGCTCGCGGCGGAGAAAGAAATCAGACTGACCACGCCAGTCAGAGCCGACGGGTTCGACCCGCTCGGCGACGACTCGCTGTACGACCGGCTCCCGGCCGGAATTCGGCAGGTGTTGGTAGCGGGGCACGCCGCCTATCTGACCGACGACGAGAAACGCCGTGCGGTTGCTCCTCGGCTCCGCGCCGCGCGAGAGCGCGCCCCCGATGCGTGGGTCGGCACTGAGGGAATCGAGCGAATCGCCCTCGCAGCGGGCGGCACGCAGTACGAACTGCTCTCGCGGTCGACCCGCAGAGACGTTCGCGCACTCAGGTCGGCTGGGTACGATGGCGAAGTCGCCCTCTACGCGCCAACCGTCCTGACCGACGACGAAGACGAGATTCTCGACGCTGTCGGCGCGTACGTCTCCCGGCGGCGACCCGTCGCTCGCGCGCTCCCTGACGACGCACCCACCGATTCGTCCGCCGAGGGTCGCGCCCGCGAGGTGCTCTTGAAGGCCGCCCGCGACTACGCCCTCATCGGGTCGGTCGCGGACGTTCGCCGCCGCGTGGACGACCTCCGCGAGGTCGGTATCGACCTCGTAGTCGGCTACCCCGCCCGCGGCGTGGACGAGTTCGTCGAGTAA
- a CDS encoding NAD(P)/FAD-dependent oxidoreductase: protein MGSPERVAVVGAGAVGLTTAYDLASRGAQVTLFERDEPGSGMTDRAAGICYDAYAEDIDVSVADRAMDRFRSLSGDGEFVFHETPYVFLAREGDESAATALTESVERMRVHDRDVSLVDTAELGERFPIRTDDIALAGVAENAGWADPVAYVDLFVEKCERAGVEFRVGDEVAVRAEPPTVVVTDELSARFDAVVVAAGIDSRCLLADAGYLIALKPYRAQALVGECDYRGPIVYDATDGSYLRPHPAGVLAGDGVEAVEADSDDWDPAADDWFIEDALDTARHRTKLDPELGRAWAGLCGSTPDNNPLVGEVVDGVYVATGWHGHGFMWAPAMGESLAEAVLGDGRGSIPKAFDPSRFDGDESFTVVEGMTLDGEGDDGDSDVGDGDNDDNDDNDGSDDGC, encoded by the coding sequence ATGGGCAGTCCCGAGCGAGTTGCCGTCGTCGGTGCGGGCGCGGTCGGTCTGACGACCGCGTACGACCTTGCCAGCCGTGGCGCGCAGGTTACGCTGTTCGAGCGTGACGAGCCGGGTTCCGGGATGACGGACCGCGCTGCGGGCATCTGCTACGACGCCTACGCCGAGGACATCGACGTGTCGGTCGCCGACCGCGCGATGGACCGATTCAGGTCGCTCTCGGGCGACGGCGAGTTCGTCTTTCACGAGACGCCCTACGTGTTTCTCGCCCGCGAGGGCGACGAGTCGGCGGCAACCGCGCTCACGGAGTCGGTCGAACGAATGCGGGTCCACGACCGGGACGTTTCACTGGTCGACACCGCCGAGTTGGGCGAGCGATTTCCCATCCGCACTGACGACATTGCACTCGCGGGCGTCGCCGAGAACGCCGGGTGGGCCGACCCGGTGGCCTACGTGGACCTGTTCGTAGAAAAATGCGAGCGCGCCGGCGTCGAGTTCCGCGTCGGCGACGAAGTAGCGGTCCGCGCCGAGCCGCCGACTGTTGTCGTCACCGACGAGCTATCCGCCCGGTTCGACGCCGTCGTGGTCGCGGCGGGTATCGATTCGCGCTGTCTCCTTGCCGACGCTGGCTACCTAATCGCGCTCAAACCATACCGGGCACAGGCGCTCGTCGGCGAGTGCGACTACCGCGGTCCTATCGTCTACGACGCGACCGACGGGTCGTATCTCCGACCGCATCCCGCTGGCGTCCTCGCTGGTGACGGCGTCGAGGCGGTCGAAGCGGACTCGGACGACTGGGACCCGGCGGCGGACGACTGGTTCATCGAGGACGCACTCGATACCGCTCGCCACCGGACCAAACTCGACCCGGAACTCGGGCGAGCGTGGGCCGGTCTCTGTGGCTCGACGCCGGACAACAACCCGCTCGTCGGCGAGGTTGTGGATGGTGTCTACGTCGCCACCGGCTGGCACGGCCACGGGTTCATGTGGGCACCAGCGATGGGCGAATCCCTCGCGGAAGCGGTGCTCGGAGACGGACGTGGGTCGATTCCGAAAGCGTTCGACCCGAGTCGATTCGACGGCGACGAGTCGTTTACGGTGGTCGAGGGGATGACACTCGACGGCGAGGGCGACGATGGCGACAGTGATGTCGGCGATGGCGACAACGACGACAACGACGACAACGACGGCAGCGACGACGGATGCTAA
- a CDS encoding Hsp20/alpha crystallin family protein, which yields MSDLRKFGESAANAVLERVGRGVSQMQEYKPLAYDLLESEDAYLVVFDAPGARAEDVQVRFLDGEVEIRIDRFRDFHEGFEMRFPGRGLTLSGSAALPSDAAVEAAEGTATVNKNGTLEIRIPKDGRASDIAVTEQADEEETRDEEETTPDEASEDGFGDVDGRDA from the coding sequence ATGAGTGACCTCCGTAAATTCGGCGAGTCAGCCGCCAACGCCGTCCTCGAACGGGTCGGCCGCGGCGTCAGCCAGATGCAAGAGTACAAGCCGCTCGCGTACGACCTCCTCGAATCCGAGGACGCCTACCTCGTCGTCTTCGATGCACCCGGTGCCCGCGCCGAAGACGTACAAGTCCGCTTCCTCGACGGCGAAGTCGAAATCCGCATCGACCGCTTCCGCGACTTCCACGAGGGCTTCGAGATGCGCTTCCCCGGTCGCGGTCTCACTCTCTCCGGTAGCGCTGCACTCCCCTCCGATGCGGCGGTCGAAGCCGCAGAGGGAACCGCGACGGTCAACAAAAACGGTACGCTCGAAATTCGGATTCCAAAGGACGGGCGGGCGAGCGACATCGCCGTCACGGAACAAGCAGACGAAGAAGAGACGAGAGACGAAGAAGAGACGACGCCCGACGAAGCGTCGGAAGACGGTTTCGGCGACGTAGACGGCCGAGACGCCTGA
- a CDS encoding DUF7559 family protein codes for MPATLEVKCTNEDCELDMFELHYTYDMPDDVTVADFSCPYCGEQRFLEEIEL; via the coding sequence ATGCCCGCGACCCTCGAAGTCAAGTGCACCAACGAGGACTGCGAGCTCGATATGTTCGAGCTGCATTACACCTACGACATGCCCGACGACGTGACGGTGGCGGACTTCTCCTGTCCGTACTGCGGCGAACAACGGTTTTTAGAGGAGATTGAACTATGA